A single window of Syntrophus aciditrophicus SB DNA harbors:
- a CDS encoding M23 family metallopeptidase, with amino-acid sequence MKKGETLYSIARAYRVHIQDLAEVNNIDDTNRIEMDQVLFVPDATEVVEDIMLLLRMQDPAARRNKQATGERLISRIPPGGDSSSVRGRMPETESIVPPEAVSSGLPQQPSGSAVEEHSETLTPAAPPTGQDAVSPKESVPFPRQAPSKSGAGTLNKEPPQADVPGKVQFEKKRFIWPVKGRVISQFGVQPNGMYHNWISISAKDMAPVIAAASGTVIFSAELKDYGETIIIKHTDNFATVYTHLKVRKVLLDDSVRKGESIALVGRLGKEENVYLNFEVRHQNRARNPLFFLP; translated from the coding sequence GTGAAAAAAGGGGAGACTCTCTACAGCATTGCCAGGGCTTATCGCGTTCATATTCAGGATCTGGCCGAGGTCAATAATATCGACGATACCAATCGGATTGAAATGGATCAGGTACTTTTTGTGCCTGATGCAACGGAAGTCGTCGAAGATATCATGCTGCTGCTCAGAATGCAGGATCCTGCCGCAAGACGGAATAAACAGGCGACTGGAGAAAGGTTGATTTCCAGGATTCCGCCGGGTGGAGATTCATCTTCCGTTCGTGGAAGGATGCCGGAAACCGAGAGCATTGTCCCACCGGAAGCTGTTTCCTCCGGGTTGCCGCAACAGCCATCAGGAAGTGCCGTAGAGGAGCACTCAGAGACGCTGACGCCGGCAGCGCCCCCAACTGGGCAGGATGCCGTGTCTCCAAAGGAAAGTGTTCCTTTTCCCCGGCAGGCGCCCTCGAAAAGCGGTGCCGGAACTCTGAATAAGGAGCCGCCGCAGGCAGATGTTCCCGGAAAAGTGCAATTTGAGAAAAAACGCTTCATCTGGCCCGTGAAAGGGCGGGTGATATCCCAATTCGGGGTTCAGCCCAACGGAATGTACCACAACTGGATCAGCATCAGCGCTAAGGATATGGCGCCCGTGATAGCGGCTGCAAGTGGAACCGTCATCTTTTCCGCGGAATTGAAGGATTATGGTGAGACGATTATCATCAAGCATACAGATAATTTTGCCACAGTCTACACACATCTGAAGGTCCGCAAGGTCCTGCTGGATGATTCAGTCAGGAAGGGGGAATCCATTGCTCTGGTTGGAAGGCTTGGCAAAGAGGAAAATGTCTATCTGAATTTTGAGGTTCGGCATCAGAACAGAGCGAGAAATCCTCTTTTTTTTCTGCCCTGA
- a CDS encoding protein-L-isoaspartate(D-aspartate) O-methyltransferase: MMDRFQKQRLRMVDTQIRARGVLNPRILEAMSRIPRHLFVEEALADQAYNDNPLPIGDMQTISQPYIVALMTDALDLKGREKVLEIGTGSGYQTALLAELADQVFSIERIASLANNARRILDQLGYYNVAIRIGDGTYGWKEESPFDAILVTAGAPDIPMPLIEQLKIGGRLVLPVGGRHIQDLVKVTRLSEDINELKKENLGGCRFVDLIGEYGWSG; this comes from the coding sequence ATGATGGACCGATTTCAAAAACAGCGATTGCGAATGGTGGATACCCAGATCCGGGCAAGAGGAGTTTTAAATCCCCGCATTCTGGAGGCGATGTCCAGAATTCCCCGTCATCTCTTCGTAGAAGAGGCCCTTGCCGATCAGGCATATAACGATAACCCTCTGCCCATCGGCGATATGCAGACGATTTCGCAGCCTTACATTGTAGCGCTGATGACGGATGCCCTGGATCTCAAGGGCAGGGAAAAAGTATTGGAGATTGGTACGGGTTCAGGATATCAGACCGCCCTGCTGGCCGAACTGGCGGATCAGGTATTTTCCATCGAAAGGATTGCGTCACTGGCCAACAACGCCCGTCGCATACTCGATCAGCTGGGTTATTATAATGTGGCGATACGAATCGGGGACGGCACCTATGGCTGGAAAGAGGAATCTCCTTTTGATGCGATTCTGGTTACAGCGGGTGCACCTGATATCCCCATGCCACTGATTGAACAATTGAAGATCGGGGGCCGACTGGTCCTGCCCGTAGGGGGAAGGCATATTCAGGATCTCGTGAAAGTTACGAGACTGTCTGAGGACATCAATGAGTTAAAGAAAGAAAATCTGGGAGGCTGCCGCTTTGTAGATCTTATCGGAGAGTATGGCTGGTCCGGCTGA
- a CDS encoding alkaline phosphatase family protein, with protein sequence MNKEAIGNTMSQAVRNAYRRNCEDETMEPLVLVDTEKRPVGRIRKNDAVIFYNIRGEREIELTRSLTEKGFQSFHPVTDLSLSFATMIEYRQGLNVQVAHPPEGEVQDTLSAVLAWHGMKQAKITEAEKAVHVTYFLNGKKESPLPKEERIIVPTRKDVRLFDEAPEMSIEKISREIIEKIHDPSCRFIFANFPNVDVVGHIENEQAILRAVEAVDRHAGLVLDEARRQGLTVMVTADHGTVEKWLYPDGVIDTGHTDSPVPFILIHDSPAMKLRRDGALTDIAPTVLQLFHLPVPSVMTGRSLITHPAPEQIREAQRLLLLILDGWGESSPSEGNLISRAATPTMDFLKKSFPWTTLKASGEAVGLPPGTVGNSEAGHLHIGAGRQIYADRVRINRAIEDGAFFENEAFLNVMRAAKQNGKALHLMGIVSFFSSHGSIHHLFALMELAKRENVPEVYIHAMLGRRGEMPESGALYVEKIESKAAEIQKGRVVSVIGRYWSMDREENWDRIKKTYDMLVFGRGTPVSCQL encoded by the coding sequence ATGAATAAGGAAGCAATCGGAAATACCATGTCCCAGGCTGTCAGAAATGCTTATCGGCGGAATTGCGAAGACGAAACCATGGAACCTCTTGTTCTGGTGGATACGGAGAAACGGCCAGTAGGCCGTATCCGGAAAAACGATGCCGTCATCTTCTACAATATCCGGGGAGAACGCGAAATCGAGCTGACACGCAGCCTCACCGAAAAGGGCTTTCAATCCTTTCACCCGGTGACCGATTTGTCCCTGTCCTTTGCCACGATGATCGAATACCGGCAGGGATTAAATGTTCAGGTAGCCCATCCGCCGGAAGGCGAGGTGCAGGATACTCTCAGCGCTGTTCTCGCGTGGCACGGCATGAAGCAGGCCAAGATCACCGAAGCGGAAAAAGCGGTCCATGTGACCTATTTTCTCAATGGAAAGAAAGAAAGCCCGCTTCCGAAAGAAGAACGCATCATCGTCCCGACACGCAAGGATGTTCGCCTCTTTGATGAAGCCCCGGAGATGTCCATCGAAAAGATATCCCGGGAAATTATCGAGAAAATTCACGATCCCTCCTGCCGCTTCATTTTTGCGAATTTTCCCAATGTGGATGTCGTCGGGCATATCGAAAATGAACAGGCCATTCTCAGGGCGGTGGAAGCAGTCGACCGGCACGCTGGCCTGGTCCTTGATGAGGCCCGGCGGCAGGGTTTGACTGTGATGGTTACCGCCGACCATGGCACTGTGGAAAAATGGCTTTATCCTGACGGTGTCATCGACACGGGTCATACTGACAGTCCCGTCCCTTTTATTCTCATTCATGACTCCCCGGCTATGAAACTCCGCCGGGACGGCGCACTGACGGACATCGCCCCGACGGTTCTTCAACTCTTTCATCTCCCGGTCCCTTCTGTCATGACCGGACGATCGCTGATCACCCATCCCGCTCCGGAACAAATCCGGGAAGCGCAACGCCTGCTTCTCCTGATCCTCGATGGTTGGGGTGAAAGCTCTCCCAGTGAGGGCAATCTGATCTCCCGGGCCGCTACACCGACCATGGATTTTCTGAAAAAATCCTTTCCCTGGACGACTCTGAAAGCTTCCGGTGAAGCTGTCGGACTGCCCCCCGGCACCGTCGGCAATTCTGAAGCCGGCCATCTTCATATCGGCGCCGGCAGGCAGATTTACGCGGATCGGGTCCGCATCAACCGGGCCATTGAGGACGGAGCTTTTTTTGAAAACGAGGCATTCCTCAACGTCATGCGCGCAGCAAAGCAGAACGGAAAGGCCCTTCATCTCATGGGCATCGTTTCTTTTTTCAGTTCCCACGGCTCCATCCATCATCTCTTCGCACTGATGGAACTGGCAAAGCGGGAAAATGTTCCTGAAGTCTACATTCATGCCATGCTCGGCAGGCGGGGTGAAATGCCGGAAAGTGGCGCTCTGTATGTTGAAAAGATAGAAAGCAAGGCAGCGGAAATTCAAAAAGGCAGGGTGGTTTCGGTCATAGGCCGATACTGGTCCATGGACCGGGAAGAAAACTGGGACCGCATCAAAAAAACTTATGATATGCTGGTTTTTGGGAGGGGAACACCGGTATCCTGTCAACTTTGA
- a CDS encoding O-acetyl-ADP-ribose deacetylase — translation MEARIGNSVLALIQGDITQEDTDAIVNAANTGLRGGGGVDGAIHRAGGPSIMAECRRIGGCPTGQAVITTGGKMKARYVIHTVGPVYRDGSHGEAELLASAYRESLKMASARHLKSLSFPAISAGVYGYPLEEAARIALQTVIDYLKKNRDIELVRFVLFNQSTYDAFSNALGKLLPGESK, via the coding sequence ATGGAGGCTCGGATTGGGAACAGCGTTCTGGCCCTGATTCAGGGGGATATAACCCAGGAAGATACCGACGCCATCGTCAATGCCGCCAATACGGGTCTGCGTGGAGGCGGCGGAGTGGACGGCGCCATTCACCGGGCCGGAGGGCCGTCCATCATGGCCGAATGCCGCCGGATCGGAGGCTGTCCCACAGGTCAGGCGGTGATCACCACAGGCGGCAAGATGAAGGCCCGTTACGTAATTCACACCGTCGGTCCGGTTTATCGGGACGGTTCCCACGGGGAGGCGGAGCTTCTGGCCAGCGCCTACCGGGAAAGCCTGAAAATGGCTTCGGCCCGACATCTGAAGAGCCTGTCCTTCCCCGCCATCAGTGCCGGGGTTTACGGATATCCCCTGGAGGAGGCCGCCCGGATCGCCCTGCAGACGGTCATCGATTATCTGAAAAAAAACAGGGATATAGAACTGGTCCGGTTTGTCCTATTCAACCAGAGCACCTACGATGCCTTTTCCAATGCTCTTGGAAAACTTTTACCCGGGGAATCGAAGTAA
- a CDS encoding molybdenum cofactor biosynthesis protein MoaE produces the protein MELSDMIKKAKSHPEFHKVGMILCHNGVVRGTSRDGKPVSELTVKADRARLDEIVAEMKSRPGILEVLVEVREGLLHVGDDVMYVVVAGDIRENVFPTLMDTVNRIKAEVTTKQER, from the coding sequence ATGGAACTGTCCGACATGATTAAGAAAGCAAAGAGTCATCCTGAATTTCACAAAGTCGGGATGATTCTTTGCCATAATGGCGTGGTCAGGGGAACGTCACGGGACGGGAAACCTGTTTCGGAGCTTACGGTCAAGGCCGACCGGGCGCGTCTCGATGAGATTGTCGCGGAAATGAAAAGCAGGCCGGGAATCCTTGAAGTCCTTGTGGAGGTTCGGGAAGGCCTTCTGCATGTGGGTGATGACGTGATGTATGTTGTCGTGGCCGGTGATATCCGGGAGAATGTTTTTCCCACTCTCATGGATACCGTCAACCGGATCAAGGCCGAGGTAACGACAAAACAGGAACGTTAA
- a CDS encoding DUF721 domain-containing protein, whose protein sequence is MRRRASQKKLEPLGQVLQKILKKRRVPVDLEEKRLLSLWNRAVGPQIAAQTRPRYIKGKTLFVDVTTSVWMHQLHFLKADIIRQCNSLAQKAAIRNIFFSVGEIACPLSSPPETPSAQSVSRVLKKRDRRMIDSCTECIADEELREIVKRVMTREITRRRMMEAGKVR, encoded by the coding sequence ATGCGCAGGAGAGCATCTCAAAAAAAACTGGAACCCCTTGGCCAGGTTCTTCAAAAGATCCTTAAGAAGCGACGCGTGCCCGTCGATCTCGAAGAGAAAAGACTCCTCTCTTTATGGAATCGGGCCGTCGGCCCGCAAATCGCCGCCCAGACACGTCCCCGTTACATAAAGGGCAAGACACTTTTCGTGGATGTTACCACATCGGTCTGGATGCATCAGCTTCACTTCCTGAAGGCGGATATCATCAGGCAGTGTAATTCTTTAGCACAAAAAGCGGCCATCCGGAATATCTTCTTTTCAGTGGGCGAGATTGCCTGCCCGCTTTCTTCCCCTCCGGAAACGCCTTCCGCCCAGTCGGTTTCCCGCGTCCTTAAAAAAAGGGACCGCCGGATGATCGACAGTTGCACGGAATGCATCGCCGATGAGGAGCTCCGGGAAATCGTCAAAAGGGTTATGACCCGGGAAATCACCCGTCGTCGGATGATGGAAGCCGGGAAAGTTCGTTGA
- a CDS encoding tRNA1(Val) (adenine(37)-N6)-methyltransferase, giving the protein MIPQREDETVDELLNGRLKVIQKAKGYRFSLDALLLAHFIRLRRNESLLDMGTGSGVIALITAMRRPDVRIAGIDIQEEMVEMASRSAALNSLEERLTFKAGDIHSIRRIFDSESFDAVVVNPPYRKLHSGRINPRGEKALARHEVRGTLRDFLEAASYVLRPGGRIFVIYPIRRMAALIAGMRKTVLEPKRCRIIHSRCDTEGIFILAEGCKGGGEELEILPPLFIYRNEGEYTEAMGEIFNELSRLPSSDDG; this is encoded by the coding sequence ATGATCCCTCAGCGCGAGGACGAGACCGTGGATGAACTCCTCAACGGTCGCCTCAAGGTGATCCAGAAGGCAAAAGGCTATCGCTTCTCTCTGGACGCCCTTCTGCTGGCCCATTTCATCCGCCTGCGCAGGAATGAGTCCCTTCTGGATATGGGAACGGGCAGTGGGGTCATAGCCCTGATCACAGCGATGCGCCGGCCGGATGTCCGGATCGCGGGAATCGATATTCAAGAGGAAATGGTCGAGATGGCCTCGCGCAGTGCTGCCCTGAATTCCCTGGAAGAACGGCTGACGTTCAAGGCGGGGGATATCCATTCGATCCGCCGGATTTTCGATTCGGAATCTTTTGATGCCGTTGTCGTCAATCCGCCGTATCGAAAATTGCATTCCGGAAGAATCAACCCCCGGGGCGAGAAGGCCCTGGCCCGGCATGAGGTCCGGGGAACGCTTCGGGACTTTCTCGAAGCGGCCTCTTATGTCCTGAGGCCCGGCGGCCGGATTTTTGTCATTTACCCCATCCGGAGAATGGCGGCCCTGATCGCCGGGATGCGGAAAACCGTCCTTGAGCCCAAACGGTGCCGTATCATCCATTCCCGGTGCGATACGGAAGGAATCTTTATTCTCGCTGAGGGTTGTAAGGGAGGCGGCGAGGAGCTGGAAATTTTACCTCCTCTGTTTATTTACAGGAATGAGGGTGAATATACCGAGGCCATGGGGGAAATCTTCAACGAACTTTCCCGGCTTCCATCATCCGACGACGGGTGA
- a CDS encoding DUF1015 domain-containing protein has translation MSVVIPFRALRPGRSFAKEVASLPYDVLNRDEARALASGNPVSFLRVEKSEIDVNPPDDVVPEKIFEKAKENLENFVRQGVMLQDENPCFYIYRQRMGAHEQTGIVGCASVSEYESGLIKKHELTRADKELERTRHVDTVNAQTGPVFLTYRAAEEIDRLVEGFKSGSPEYDFTAADGIVHTVWIVSNPEDIRNLAQELRKLEALYIADGHHRAAAACSVCRFRREGNPGHRGDEPYNFFLSVIFPHNQLRIMDYNRAVRDLHGLEKEEFLRKVEELFEIRADFTAKSPSAFHSFGMYLDGRWYELTARKNLCDETDPIGSLDVSILQNHLLEPVLGIHDPRTDQRIDFIGGIRGMEELERLVDSGKFAVAFSLFPTTLDQLMAVADAGLVMPPKSTWFEPKLRSGLFVHRLQ, from the coding sequence ATGTCGGTAGTGATCCCATTTAGAGCCCTGAGACCTGGCCGTTCCTTTGCGAAGGAGGTCGCCTCTCTTCCCTATGACGTCCTCAACCGGGACGAAGCCAGGGCGCTTGCTTCCGGTAATCCGGTGAGCTTTCTTCGCGTTGAAAAATCTGAAATCGATGTCAACCCGCCGGATGACGTCGTTCCGGAAAAAATCTTTGAAAAAGCGAAGGAAAATCTGGAAAACTTTGTTCGACAGGGAGTGATGCTTCAGGATGAAAACCCCTGTTTCTATATTTACCGCCAGCGGATGGGCGCCCATGAACAGACCGGCATCGTAGGCTGTGCCAGTGTCAGTGAATATGAATCGGGCCTGATCAAAAAGCATGAATTGACTCGTGCGGATAAAGAACTGGAGCGTACCCGTCACGTCGATACGGTCAATGCGCAGACTGGCCCTGTTTTTCTGACATACCGGGCAGCGGAAGAAATCGACCGGCTCGTCGAAGGGTTCAAGTCCGGATCTCCCGAGTACGACTTTACCGCAGCCGACGGGATTGTTCATACAGTGTGGATTGTGAGCAACCCCGAGGATATCCGGAATCTTGCACAGGAATTGCGAAAGCTGGAGGCGCTTTACATCGCCGACGGACACCATCGGGCCGCTGCCGCCTGTTCCGTCTGCCGTTTCCGACGGGAAGGCAATCCCGGCCATCGAGGTGATGAACCCTACAACTTTTTCCTCTCTGTGATCTTTCCCCACAATCAGTTGCGAATCATGGACTACAACAGGGCCGTCCGCGACCTTCATGGCCTCGAAAAAGAAGAGTTTCTCCGTAAGGTCGAAGAACTATTCGAGATCCGTGCGGATTTTACCGCAAAATCCCCGTCGGCTTTTCATTCCTTCGGCATGTATCTGGACGGGCGATGGTACGAACTGACGGCCCGGAAGAATCTCTGCGATGAGACGGATCCCATCGGCAGCCTGGATGTGTCTATCCTGCAGAATCACCTTCTCGAACCGGTTCTGGGTATCCATGATCCCCGGACGGATCAGCGCATCGATTTCATCGGAGGGATCCGGGGAATGGAGGAACTGGAACGGCTGGTGGATTCAGGGAAATTCGCCGTGGCATTCTCACTCTTTCCCACCACGCTGGATCAACTGATGGCCGTGGCGGACGCGGGGCTCGTCATGCCCCCCAAATCCACATGGTTTGAACCGAAGCTGCGAAGCGGTCTTTTTGTCCATCGTTTGCAATAA
- the thiF gene encoding sulfur carrier protein ThiS adenylyltransferase ThiF, whose translation MNTAFHQHLIAKIGRENFERVRRTMVGIAGAGGLGSNCAAHLVRVGFRKLKLVDFDVVETGNLDRQFYFADQVGMYKVEALRQNLLRISSDLELAVEVRKIEQTSVRGLFSNCPIVAECLDKAEDKSMLVSELLPLDKFIVAVSGIGGCGSSDDIRVHPLKKNFVLIGDLHSDIAFRPALSPKVNIVAAKQADTILERVLSHPVS comes from the coding sequence GTGAATACGGCATTTCATCAACATTTGATTGCTAAAATCGGCAGGGAAAACTTCGAAAGGGTGCGGCGGACCATGGTCGGCATTGCCGGGGCCGGCGGTCTGGGATCAAATTGCGCGGCGCACCTCGTGCGGGTCGGTTTCCGTAAACTGAAACTTGTCGATTTCGATGTGGTCGAGACGGGAAATCTGGATCGCCAGTTTTACTTTGCAGATCAGGTCGGGATGTACAAGGTCGAAGCCCTCCGGCAGAACCTCCTGCGCATTTCTTCCGATCTCGAACTCGCCGTTGAAGTCAGAAAGATCGAACAGACCTCGGTGAGAGGCCTCTTTTCCAATTGCCCTATCGTAGCTGAATGCCTGGACAAGGCGGAAGACAAGAGCATGCTGGTTTCGGAACTGCTGCCCCTTGATAAATTTATTGTGGCGGTCTCCGGGATTGGCGGCTGTGGTTCGAGTGACGACATCAGGGTGCATCCGTTGAAGAAAAATTTCGTCCTTATCGGAGATCTGCATTCCGATATCGCGTTCCGGCCCGCCCTTTCTCCGAAAGTCAACATCGTTGCGGCCAAACAGGCCGACACAATCCTCGAACGGGTGCTGTCGCATCCCGTCTCTTAA
- the thiH gene encoding 2-iminoacetate synthase ThiH, which yields MSFYDVFCRYRNSEWEAVLAAVSGADIERALQREFLDFSDFLALLSPEAERYLEPMAQRARELTLRYFGRAIQLYAPIYVSDYCENACLYCSFSARNQRERKRLSLEEVDREAKCIAETGLRHILMLTGESKKMSPVGYLRDCTRVLKRRFSSVAVEVYALSEGDYAELVSEGVDGLTLYQETYDEDLYRIIHPSGRKRDFRFRLEAPERGAAARMRQVNIGALLGLADWRQDVLFVGLHARYLQEQFPDVEIGASVPRLRPFVGSFQGSCRVSDKNMVQIILALRLFIPRLGIALSTREDSRFRDNLIPLGITRMSAGSATSVGGYTKAAGQNEGLPQFEIADSRTIPEIMARLREKGYEPVLNDWIAGL from the coding sequence ATGAGTTTTTATGATGTCTTTTGCAGATACCGGAATTCCGAATGGGAAGCGGTCTTAGCCGCAGTTTCGGGGGCGGATATTGAGAGGGCTCTCCAGAGGGAATTCCTCGACTTTTCTGATTTTCTCGCGCTTCTTTCTCCTGAGGCGGAGCGTTATCTGGAGCCCATGGCTCAGAGGGCGCGGGAATTGACGCTTCGGTATTTCGGCCGTGCCATCCAGCTCTACGCGCCCATTTACGTATCGGATTACTGCGAAAACGCCTGCCTTTACTGCAGCTTCAGCGCGAGAAATCAGCGCGAGCGGAAAAGATTGAGCCTGGAAGAAGTGGACCGGGAGGCGAAATGCATCGCCGAAACAGGTCTTCGGCATATCCTTATGCTGACAGGCGAATCAAAAAAAATGAGTCCGGTCGGTTATCTCCGGGATTGCACGCGTGTGCTCAAAAGGCGTTTCTCTTCCGTTGCTGTTGAGGTTTATGCCCTCTCTGAAGGGGATTATGCCGAACTGGTTTCTGAAGGCGTCGACGGGCTCACCCTTTATCAGGAAACCTACGACGAAGACCTCTATCGGATTATCCATCCCTCGGGACGGAAGCGGGATTTCCGCTTCCGTCTGGAGGCTCCGGAGCGCGGGGCGGCAGCCCGGATGAGGCAGGTGAATATCGGCGCCCTTTTAGGCCTGGCAGACTGGAGGCAAGATGTTCTTTTTGTAGGACTCCATGCCCGGTATCTGCAGGAGCAGTTTCCCGATGTGGAAATCGGCGCCTCCGTTCCCAGATTGAGGCCTTTCGTCGGTTCGTTTCAGGGTTCATGCAGGGTAAGCGACAAAAACATGGTGCAGATTATTCTGGCCCTGCGGCTTTTTATCCCCCGACTGGGAATCGCCCTTTCCACCCGCGAAGATTCCCGCTTCCGTGACAACCTCATCCCCCTGGGAATTACCCGGATGTCGGCCGGTTCCGCAACCAGTGTCGGCGGTTACACAAAGGCGGCCGGACAGAACGAAGGTCTGCCCCAGTTCGAGATCGCCGATTCCCGGACTATTCCGGAAATAATGGCCCGGCTTCGGGAAAAAGGCTACGAACCGGTATTGAACGATTGGATTGCAGGCCTGTGA
- a CDS encoding thiazole synthase has product MEDTLEIGGKRIACRLFVGTGKYSSHAVMREVLLAAGADVVTVALRRVDGSVKTENILDYVPQSCTVMINTSGARNAEEAIRIARLARAAGAGNWIKVEVIADSRYLLPDNMETLKATEILVREGFVVFPYMSPDLSMARRMADCGASAVMPLGSPIGTNRGLRTEELVDIMIREISVPIVVDAGLGKPSDACRCMEMGCAAVMVNTAIAVSRNPVEFARAFSMAVKAGRLAWRSGLPEIAGGARASSPLTGFLRDTE; this is encoded by the coding sequence TTGGAAGATACGCTGGAAATCGGAGGAAAAAGGATTGCCTGCCGGCTTTTTGTGGGGACGGGAAAGTATTCGAGCCACGCGGTGATGCGGGAGGTCCTGCTGGCTGCCGGGGCCGATGTGGTGACCGTTGCTCTGAGAAGGGTCGACGGCAGCGTGAAGACGGAGAATATCCTCGATTATGTTCCGCAGTCCTGCACGGTGATGATCAACACCTCCGGTGCGAGAAATGCCGAGGAGGCGATTCGGATTGCCCGGCTCGCCAGGGCCGCGGGTGCGGGAAACTGGATCAAGGTCGAGGTCATTGCCGACAGCAGATATCTTCTGCCCGACAACATGGAAACCCTCAAGGCGACGGAAATTCTCGTCAGGGAAGGTTTTGTCGTCTTTCCCTACATGAGTCCCGATCTGTCCATGGCCAGGCGGATGGCAGACTGCGGCGCCTCCGCCGTGATGCCCCTCGGTTCGCCCATCGGAACCAACAGAGGGCTCAGGACGGAAGAACTGGTGGACATCATGATCCGGGAAATTTCAGTGCCGATTGTCGTGGACGCCGGATTGGGAAAGCCCTCCGATGCCTGCCGGTGCATGGAGATGGGGTGCGCGGCCGTGATGGTCAATACAGCCATCGCCGTTTCCCGGAATCCCGTGGAATTTGCCCGGGCATTCAGCATGGCGGTCAAGGCGGGAAGGCTGGCCTGGCGGAGCGGCCTGCCCGAAATCGCGGGCGGTGCAAGGGCCTCTTCGCCCCTGACGGGATTCTTGAGGGATACTGAGTGA
- the thiS gene encoding sulfur carrier protein ThiS, protein MRVRINGREEALPDSVTTLQELVRDRGLVPEHIVIEVNLQVIFRDDWPKVSLRDEDRIEIVSFVGGG, encoded by the coding sequence ATGAGAGTGCGAATCAACGGCAGAGAGGAAGCCCTGCCTGACAGCGTCACGACCCTGCAGGAACTCGTCCGCGACAGGGGCCTGGTCCCTGAGCACATTGTCATCGAGGTGAATCTTCAGGTGATTTTCCGGGATGACTGGCCGAAGGTCAGCCTGCGGGATGAAGATCGTATCGAAATCGTCAGTTTCGTTGGAGGAGGATAA
- the thiE gene encoding thiamine phosphate synthase, with amino-acid sequence MRYEMRVHNKKIIGEPSLYLVLSEEYGAGRSVMSIAEEAVAGGIDILQMREKHKSREDLLRLGSALGELCRKNKVTFIVNDDPLLAAELDADGVHMGQKDLQRCPLDEVRRIIGIDRIIGLSTHSLEQFQRANTLDVDYLAFGPIFPTQTKDYSIGTADIRETLRVALKPVVFIGGVNTANLGILLKEGAASMALIRDIMQADDVASRTAWYKSQLAKGGINAK; translated from the coding sequence TTGAGGTATGAAATGAGGGTGCACAATAAAAAAATAATCGGGGAGCCCAGCCTTTATCTTGTTCTCAGTGAAGAATACGGCGCCGGAAGGTCCGTGATGTCCATCGCCGAGGAGGCTGTTGCCGGGGGCATCGATATCCTGCAGATGCGGGAAAAACACAAGTCGCGGGAGGATCTCCTCCGACTGGGGAGCGCCCTTGGCGAGCTGTGCCGAAAAAACAAAGTGACCTTTATCGTCAACGACGACCCTCTGCTGGCCGCGGAGCTGGATGCCGACGGCGTACACATGGGGCAGAAAGATCTGCAGCGATGTCCCCTCGACGAAGTGCGGCGGATTATCGGAATCGACCGGATCATCGGTCTGTCCACGCATTCCCTGGAGCAGTTTCAAAGGGCAAACACGCTGGATGTCGATTATCTCGCCTTCGGTCCAATCTTTCCGACGCAGACCAAGGACTATTCCATCGGGACGGCAGACATCAGGGAAACACTCCGCGTAGCCTTGAAGCCTGTCGTCTTTATCGGCGGCGTCAATACGGCCAACCTCGGCATCCTTCTCAAGGAAGGGGCAGCCAGCATGGCGCTGATTCGGGACATCATGCAGGCGGATGATGTGGCTTCGCGGACGGCCTGGTATAAATCCCAACTGGCAAAAGGCGGAATAAACGCGAAATGA